In the genome of Aspergillus luchuensis IFO 4308 DNA, chromosome 2, nearly complete sequence, one region contains:
- a CDS encoding arabinan endo-1,5-alpha-L-arabinosidase (CAZy:GH43;~COG:G;~EggNog:ENOG410Q19N;~InterPro:IPR023296,IPR006710;~TransMembrane:1 (i38-55o);~go_function: GO:0004553 - hydrolase activity, hydrolyzing O-glycosyl compounds [Evidence IEA];~go_process: GO:0005975 - carbohydrate metabolic process [Evidence IEA]), with translation MTPNWSQLWTFITNPKDTTSTSSISPSPSTLRRIIKSLSLLTFFSILLYALYIHFQPSTIPQPPDIPESPDLPPPSPEDTYKSIYGYPPTNPTIPPLHIHDPSILYDLPTNTYYAYGSGPHIPIHSAPTLQGPWTKVGSVLDADSILPKGDRKAPWAPTALLHDGIFYVFYATSHSGCRDSAIGVATSSTPGPGDWVDHGAIAISGRGERGKEFPFDRANAIDVSVVVDYTDTITQSQPQLSEGEPSLKEGGGEKKPKGKGYMTFGSFWTGIWQVPLKPNLLHMDKQGNEEERVKHLAHEPAAIHPPTKKADGLCGDMTGMHPVEGAFISYHEPWWYLWFSWGKCCHFDPEKLPKAGMEYSIRVGRSPSPQGPFVDKQGRDLVDGGGEIVYGSNGDVYAPGGQGVLSGEVEGDVLYYHYLNKSVGYEFKEARLGYNYLTYVDGWPVPL, from the exons ATGACCCCCAACTGGTCCCAACTATGGACcttcatcaccaaccccaaagacaccaccagcactagctccatctccccttccccatccaccctccGTCGCATCATCaaatccctctccctcctgaccttcttctccatcctcctgTACGCTCTCTACATCCACTTccaaccctccaccatcccccaaCCCCCCGACATCCCAGAATCCCCagacctccctcccccctccccagaaGACACATACAAATCCATCTACGGCTACCCCCCAAccaaccccaccatcccACCCCTTCACATCCACGACCCCAGCATTCTCTACGACCTCCCCACAAACACCTACTACGCCTACGGCTCCGGCCctcacatccccatccactccgcCCCGACCCTCCAAGGCCCATGGACCAAAGTCGGCTCCGTCCTCGACGCAGATAGCATCCTACCCAAAGGGGATCGCAAAGCCCCCTGGGCACCGACCGCCCTCCTTCACGACGGCATATTCTACGTCTTCTACGCCACAAGCCATAGCGGATGTCGCGATAGCGCCATCGGCGTAGCCACTTCATCCACCCCGGGCCCCGGGGACTGGGTCGATCACGGCGCGATAGCTATCTCCGGCCGGGGGGAACGGGGGAAGGAGTTTCCATTTGATAGGGCGAATGCGATTGATGTAAGCGTTGTGGTGGATTATACTGACACCATCACTCAATCTCAACCCCAGCTCTCCGAGGGAGAGCCATCCCTCAAAGAAGGCGGCGGTGAAAAGAAAccgaaaggaaaaggatacATGACCTTCGGCAGTTTCTGGACAGGGATATGGCAAGTCCCGCTGAAGCCTAACCTGCTCCATATGGATAAGCAAGGcaacgaagaagaaagggtaAAACATCTAGCCCATGAACCCGcagccatccacccacccaccaaaAAAGCCGATGGATTATGTGGCGATATGACGGGCATGCATCCCGTCGAAGGGGCGTTTATATCCTATCATGAGCCATGGTGGTATCTGTGGTTTAGTTGGGGGAAGTGTTGCCATTTTGATCCGGAGAAGTTGCCCAAGGCTGGGATGGA ATACAGCATCCGCGTAGGACGCTCACCTTCCCCTCAGGGACCATTCGTGGATAAACAAGGGAGAGATCTCGTggacggtggaggagagattGTGTATGGCTCGAATGGGGATGTTTATGCGCCTGGGGGACAGGGTGTATTGagtg
- the ATG20 gene encoding PX and BAR domain-containing protein (COG:U;~EggNog:ENOG410PH48;~InterPro:IPR001683,IPR027267,IPR036871,IPR044106;~PFAM:PF00787;~go_function: GO:0035091 - phosphatidylinositol binding [Evidence IEA];~go_process: GO:0042147 - retrograde transport, endosome to Golgi [Evidence IEA]) — MWNDEDNNPYGAFDNEAHLSESLHSATLSPTLYDREYTPPSPSSRSSTDNPPDFLSQQQDLSDEDNAPDYAAQPAGHGYLRKSVYDSRIEQILYENPEMPILITDAGKNHEGGGSFIVYTIRTGDLEVRRRYSEFASLRQTLVNLHPTLVIPPIPEKHTMADYAAKPTKAKEDTAIIDLRKRMLAVFLNRCRRMKEVREDGVWWRFLDPNVSWSEVLHSHPASSVPKNNLKAPPLDPANPTPAHAWLPVPSSSAKLKSAGSAAPAPAPAPETPGPDVLGRFPPESRKLSEKELDPYFINFEASTRELELLLQGNIEKVNRRTLAHLSSLSADLMELGARYNGFSLSEPSPTVAAAIERVGQAADTSYIETEELSSQLSASFAEPMRESAQFASVVRSVLRYRVLKRVQEEMTRDELAKKKTLLDSLERSEMEAKRIEQYLNRTSPPGGATRTQRSLSASSAVSAPGGSEGEARPAGSEDGASVDSEFPPTHGDSINSHPPPAAQRRPDFGGASPAHRKTSSGTFVANKIFGRISHAVHGFVDVDPERTRRDQIGKTKESLVQLEQALGVSEKDVKDASAGVLQDLKRFQKDKEMDLRRYMVAYARCHLDWARKNLETWTEAKDEVDKIVVR, encoded by the exons ATGTGGAACGACGAGGATAACAACCCGTACGGCGCATTCGATAACGAGGCGCATCTCTCCGAGTCGCTGCATTCGGCCACCCTTTCTCCCA CTCTCTATGACCGCGAATatacccctccctctccttccagccGATCATCCACCGACAATCCCCCGGACTTCCTCTCACAGCAACAGGACCTCAGTGACGAAGACAACGCTCCAGACTATGCTGCCCAACCTGCTGGCCATGGCTATCTTCGCAAGAGTGTATATGATAGTCGGATAGAGCAGATTCTCTACGAAAACCCGGAGATGCCGATCCTCATCACAGACGCTGGGAAGAACCACGAGGGCGGCGGCAGCTTCATTGTGTACACAATACGCACTGGA GATCTGGAGGTCCGCAGACGGTATTCCGAGTTCGCGTCACTGCGACAAACCCTCGTCAACCTTCATCCCACCCTCGTCATCCCGCCTATTCCCGAGAAACATACCATGGCCGATTATGCCGCCAAGCCCACCAAGGCTAAGGAAGACACCGCCATAATCGACCTCCGCAAACGCATGCTGGCCGTCTTCTTGAATCGTTGTCGCCGGATGAAGGAGGTTCGTGAGGATGGAGTTTGGTGGCGGTTTTTGGATCCCAACGTTAGCTGG AGCGAGGTCCTACACTCCCATCCTGCATCGTCTGTGCCGAAGAATAATCTCAAGGCTCCTCCGCTTGACCCCGCCAATCCCACCCCCGCTCATGCCTGGCTCCCagtcccatcatcatccgcgAAGCTCAAGTCTGCAGGCAGCGCTGcgcctgctcctgctcccgCTCCAGAAACGCCTGGGCCTGATGTTCTCGGTCGCTTCCCACCAGAGTCACGGAAGCTGAGTGAAAAGGAACTTGACCCATACTTTATCAATTTCGAGGCGTCTACACGTGAGTTGGAGCTACTTTTGCAAGGGAACATTGAAAAGGTCAATCGTCGCACGTTGGCCCACCTATCGTCCTTGTCAGCGGATTTGATGGAGCTGGGAGCACGGTATAACGGATTTTCCCTGTCGGAGCCATCGCCGACCGTCGCAGCAGCCATCGAACGGGTCGGCCAAGCCGCTGATACTTCCTACATTGAGACGGAGGAGCTGTCGTCGCAACTGAGTGCCAGCTTCGCGGAACCGATGAGGGAAAGCGCCCAGTTTGCCAGCGTTGTGCGCAGTGTTCTGCGCTATCGGGTCCTCAAGCGGGTGCAGGAAGAGATGACGCGAGACGAGCTGGCTAAGAAGAAGACGCTGCTCGACTCTTTGGAGCGCAGTGAGATGGAAGCGAAACGCATTGAGCAGTACCTCAATCGGACTTCGCCTCCAGGTGGGGCCACGAGAACGCAGCGGTCTCTGTCCGCATCGTCGGCCGTCAGCGCGCCAGGAGGCTCCGAGGGCGAGGCCCGTCCAGCTGGTTCTGAAGACGGTGCATCAGTCGACTCGGAATTCCCTCCTACGCACGGCGATTCCATCAactcccatccacctccgGCAGCACAGCGGCGTCCGGACTTTGGCGGTGCAAGCCCGGCGCATCGCAAGACATCGAGTGGGACATTTGTGGCGAACAAGATCTTCGGTCGGATCAGCCACGCGGTGCACGGCTTTGTGGATGTTGATCCGGAGCGGACCCGCCGCGACCAGATCGGCAAGACGAAAGAGAGTTTGGTGCAGTTGGAGCAGGCTCTTGGGGTGTCCGAGAAGGATGTCAAGGATGCCAGTGCGGGAGTGTTGCAGGATCTGAAGCGGTTCcagaaggacaaggagatgGATCTCCGGCGGTACATG GTTGCATATGCACGATGCCATCTGGATTGGGCACGCAAGAACCTGGAGACGTGGACGGAGGCGAAAGATGAGGTGGATAAGATTGTAGTGAGGTAG
- a CDS encoding uncharacterized protein (TransMembrane:1 (o6-29i)) yields MSPNVVIVVVLAAMVLFIAVVVCLCTLWWRHSLRAGYHNDRFQRSRTGQRETTVKKTELTERGAKRKWQEGGGTPTQPSRQKTPAPPRRPPPPPTPPPPPQPLPPAHGGNSVRHDNQPSRQEWPSVPPARSNKTPTPEEWGPAPPSRGSKRTPSKHGTPAAPTPAAKVPTKPPSRDEWEAEPQAQPPSKAASDKEWALPPDPPFVASGGVKRGSKKSWQAESKPASNRGGAYDTQGYQQQQHGGVDPNALTAALQQANEETHEEPAEPEGGW; encoded by the coding sequence ATGTCACCTAACGTTGTAATCGTGGTGGTCCTGGCCGCCATGgtcctcttcatcgcagTCGTGGTCTGTCTCTGTACACTCTGGTGGCGACACAGCCTCCGTGCCGGCTACCACAACGACCGCTTCCAGAGATCTCGGACGGGCCAACGCGAGACCACCGTCAAGAAGACAGAGCTCACAGAGCGAGGCGCAAAGAGAAAATGGCAAGAAGGCGGAGGAACGCCGACTCAACCCAGCAGACAGAAGACTCCTGCGCCGCCACggcgaccaccaccacctccaactccacctccgccacccCAACCTCTCCCACCCGCTCACGGTGGTAATTCAGTCCGTCATGACAATCAGCCGTCGAGGCAGGAGTGGCCTTCTGTACCTCCAGCACGTAGCAACAAAACCCCAACGCCGGAGGAATGGGGCCCTGCACCTCCATCCCGTGGTAGCAAGCGTACTCCCAGTAAGCATGGGACGCCTGCTGCTCCGACTCCGGCTGCTAAAGTACCGACTAAGCCTCCGTCGCGGGACGAGTGGGAGGCTGAACCTCAAGCTCAACCTCCTAGTAAGGCGGCTTCAGATAAGGAATGGGCACTACCACCCGATCCGCCATTTGTTGCGTCTGGCGGTGTCAAGCGCGGTTCAAAGAAGAGCTGGCAAGCTGAGAGCAAGCCTGCTTCTAATAGAGGGGGCGCCTATGATACGCAAGgttaccagcagcagcagcacggaGGAGTGGATCCTAATGCGTTGACAGCGGCATTGCAGCAGGCGAATGAGGAGACACACGAGGAGCCTGCAGAACCAGAGGGTGGATGGTAG
- a CDS encoding THADA/TRM732 family protein (BUSCO:EOG09260OZU;~COG:D;~EggNog:ENOG410PIB4;~InterPro:IPR019442,IPR016024;~PFAM:PF10350), with product MVGNPASGPPGDAGLPLSEMEQVSRNIELLPEETLVRIGKGPLVKFTNSCEDIEKVSRVFQSLLKTYSTASLSHPHTTAACNAISAFLDAARTSTCEGTRQLARSDETWLSVFEVFMTRYKDVKPKPMKQVLESLVALLAKTRQEIDRSALRQKIVEATIPSIVLGEPRARLKASFASLEMLLRKSAITPLELVSLTDQWLVDHYEQWTALFKEDCKALSIDFSQYLEKGSGRETYQIAAQILVLGMLARATKAELAASSGDTLAAFLQRVKASPDAQDLKSVWVAPVRHVSLRNLDNLEYMSNYVLQPSFATDPAGFKLFIERLPLSSLLAGDMSDAPLAEFMLLFASLQIAKKIGLIHEDHYIPKAGANDENVIVLKSETIGQFLFHRDITIRIATLSLLITAPSTTRPLSSATMNAILSGLPSMHTESDSYSRGEILSLIRKLIIRLKGGLLEDQDGLTEQKAPANKKQQPKLARNDTTTRACMQQYVDFLKADLRPTASYPRHVSALKTLILLLQSGLDSRLNPTDGVKTKWLCNVEVFEPTLLRLLVDLLLDPFEEVRATSLYILNLFPREVLFDNDKQAGVPQIIEGLAKAEQLASNTSRADFADTVARLYHILFRAAAVDGASDAARWWENKSMVVDTLLKKLEQKLSLAGGLFNSSMRDAPLHGYVSALRYIIATPNFYSFVSSKESSYDNWKAIHLRIVQVCDKIWNEVKPVLCIDSPEGHTDEPIEELGVGPKDILSYSWRALRESSLLLHASLSNKTYGPQGDSGLTVEHFEKIGTLSFIQLAELRHRGAFSTVSQTFATCCQRCGQSASEEISALPSRWYQEAKKIIFESASKLTRRSAGLPALIVGILSSKPGGPLFQTVINELHEISYLPAEHDKSRQDVPLPQVHAMNCLKDIFTNNKLGPHTEPFIMPALRLSAERLGSPIWALRNSGLMLFRALLTRMCRTGTGLGFGGASGSEPGARVSFQKYPGLFELLPTLLSPSDQSNADDGDNAMVTERVFPALELIAEKVPNVTGVDDDVLRGLVREQFKSPVWGIREHAARVYASLLNRSDVLTSIKALLDDKRDTKTQDYLHGEALCIKYSLRRYASSSLSFWNEHVDEVLSTLKDVFAASFPFAESPFVASILLEVLGDVIEKCIESGAEGQMASTLNYLSETYSFSAIREFLFDSSHPSWKTLSTTRAPSLLRRAISWVTVLQMFITNKLSEVEPLLGDISRFDPNAGQWLLERIQEILGERVQYRRALIDLYYTVILGAYPEEVKAVAITCLASALSFVLDFHNDTVFQIDLSWESLEKHLKHASTEHIWNRDRSDAELVLEGCLLALKTISGGQSSELDILEWATRLQSAMQEETEFTTRLAAVSSVTAFARILRPAGSSPRTDSVLLEIYLVLYDMLNDDDEELRDLAASTASWVLSCSSVSPTKAVALSPLNASELLSRFIAENYASSRILCQRTMAYIADQEPRLSSATPKFVSFLGRLSELRKESTILFEEEKQNLFIDEVREVDVWSTRLRQLSESSYDEGSLDALFNWVSNGLTALEEILAKETEKDGLLGWASKPETFTLGVRVFSVAGAVISKDSAASRLLSQEQVALLKGKLQALLASGEASLLHDDWVSRIQAALELS from the exons ATGGTCGGTAATCCTGCGTCTGGCCCCCCCGGGGATGCCGGGCTCCCACTATCAGAAATGGAGCAAGTATCGCGGAATATAGAACTTTTGCCCGAGGAGACCCTTGTGCGCATTGGGAAGGGCCCGCTGGTGAAGTTCACCAATTCTTGTGAAGACATTGA GAAAGTGAGCCGAGTCTTCCAGTCGCTACTGAAGACATATTCCAcggcttctctttctcatccgCACACTACTGCTGCGTGTAATGCAATCAGTGCCTTTTTGGACGCTGCACGAACCTCCACCTGTGAGGGAACGAGGCAGCTAGCCCGTTCTGATGAGACTTGGCTATCTGTATTCGAGGTCTTCATGACCCGGTACAAGGATGTCAAGCCTAAGCCGATGAAGCAGGTGCTGGAGTCGCTGGTTGCCCTTTTGGCCAAGACTCGTCAAGAGATTGATAGGTCCGCACTCCGCCAGAAGATCGTTGAGGCTACGATCCCTAGCATTGTCCTTGGCGAGCCTCGCGCTCGACTGAAGGCTTCTTTCGCCTCGCTAGAGATGCTGCTGCGCAAGAGTGCCATCACGCCGTTAGAGCTGGTCTCACTGACGGACCAATGGCTTGTGGATCACTACGAACAGTGGACGGCGCTTTTCAAAGAGGACTGCAAAGCTCTGTCTATCGATTTCTCCCAGTATCTTGAGAAGGGTTCTGGGAGAGAGACGTACCAAATAGCAGCTCAGATTCTGGTCCTGGGAATGCTGGCTCGCGCTACTAAAGCGGAGCTTGCTGCCTCTTCAGGTGACACTTTGGCGGCATTTCTCCAGAGAGTCAAGGCTTCGCCTGACGCTCAGGACTTGAAGTCTGTTTGGGTGGCGCCCGTTCGCCATGTGTCGTTGCGCAACCTGGACAACCTGGAGTATATGTCCAACTATGTTCTCCAGCCGTCGTTCGCGACTGATCCGGCTGGCTTCAAGTTGTTCATTGAGCGGCTACCCCTGAGCAGTCTTCTGGCTGGCGATATGAGCGATGCCCCGCTGGCGGAGTTCATGCTATTATTTGCTTCGTTGCAAATCGCCAAGAAAATCGGGCTTATTCACGAAGATC ATTATATCCCCAAGGCTGGGGCCAACGACGAAAATGTTATTGTCTTGAAGAGCGAAACCATCGGCcagttcctcttccaccgcgATATCACTATCAGAATCGCGACACTCTCCCTGCTGATCACTGCGCCCTCCACGACAAGGCCATTGTCTTCAGCAACAATGAACGCCATCCTCAGCGGACTACCTTCTATGCACACTGAGTCGGACTCCTACTCAAGAGGCGAGATTTTGAGTCTGATTCGCAAATTGATAATCCGACTCAAGGGAGGCCTCTTGGAGGATCAGGACGGCCTGACTGAGCAGAAAGCCCCAGCGAACAAAAAGCAGCAGCCTAAGCTTGCTCGGAACGACACCACCACTCGGGCGTGTATGCAACAGTACGTGGATTTCTTGAAGGCGGACCTGCGCCCCACGGCTTCTTACCCACGCCACGTTTCCGCGCTGAAGACCTTGatacttctccttcaatccgGTCTCGATTCTCGACTCAATCCGACAGACGGTGTTAAGACAAAGTGGCTCTGCAACGTGGAGGTATTTGAGCCTACTTTGCTGAGACTGCTGGTTGATCTTCTGCTTGATCCATTCGAGGAGGTACGCGCTACTTCGCTTTACATTCTGAACCTCTTCCCACGGGAGGTTCTATTCGACAACGACAAGCAAGCTGGCGTGCCACAAATCATTGAAGGTCTCGCAAAAGCCGAACAACTGGCAAGCAACACCAGCAGAGCCGACTTTGCAGACACCGTTGCCCGTCTATACCACATCCTCTTCCGCGCAGCCGCCGTGGATGGTGCAAGTGACGCTGCACGCTGGTGGGAGAACAAGTCCATGGTTGTCGATACCCTTctgaagaagttggagcAAAAGCTCTCCCTCGCCGGCGGCCTGTTCAACTCTTCTATGCGTGACGCGCCTCTGCATGGATATGTATCCGCTCTGAG GTACATCATTGCGACCCCCAATTTCTATTCGTTTGTGTCCAGCAAGGAATCTTCATATGACAATTGGAAGGCTATCCATCTCAGGATTGTGCAAGTTTGCGACAAGATTTGGAACGAGGTTAAGCCTGTTCTTTGCATCGACTCGCCTGAAGGCCATACGGATGAGCCCATTGAGGAGCTTGGTGTCGGCCCTAAAGATATCTTGTCTTACTCATGGCGTGCTCTTCGCGAATCAAG TCTTCTCCTGCATGCCTCACTATCCAACAAAACGTACGGTCCGCAAGGCGACTCTGGCTTGACGGTCGAGCACTTTGAGAAAATTGGAACACTCAGCTTCATCCAACTTGCTGAACTCCGGCACAGAGGTGCCTTCTCCACTGTGTCTCAGACATTTGCTACTTGCTGTCAGCGGTGCGGCCAGTCAGCCAGCGAAGAAATATCCGCCCTGCCCAGTCGGTGGTACCAG GAAGCGAAGAAAATCATCTTCGAGTCCGCTTCGAAGCTTACACGTCGCTCAGCTGGTCTGCCAGCTTTGATTGTGGGTATCCTTTCATCAAAGCCTGGCGGTCCGCTCTTCCAGACCGTCATCAATGAGCTGCATGAAATCTCCTATCTTCCCGCGGAACATGATAAGTCGAGACAAGACGTACCGTTGCCACAAGTGCATGCAATGAACTGTCTGAaagacatcttcaccaacaacaagcTTGGTCCCCACACGGAGCCTTTCATTATGCCTGCCTTGAGGCTCTCGGCTGAACGGCTGGGGTCGCCTAT ATGGGCACTCCGTAACTCCGGACTGATGCTGTTCCGTGCGTTGTTGACGCGCATGTGCCGCACTGGTACTGGACTAGGATTCGGTGGAGCTTCAGGCTCAGAACCAGGTGCTAGAGTCTCCTTCCAGAAGTATCCTGGCCTGTTTGAACTCCTGCCGACCCTTCTCAGCCCGTCGGACCAGAGCAACGCTGATGATGGCGATAACGCTATGGTTACAGAGCGTGTTTTCCCGGCCTTGGAGCTCATCGCGGAGAAGGTCCCTAACGTCACCGGAGTTGATGACGATGTGCTCCGTGGACTTGTCAGAGAACAGTTCAAGAGTCCAGTGTGGGGTATCAGAGAACATGCAGCCCGAGTGTATGCTTCGTTGCTGAACCGTTCGGATGTCCTGACCAGCATCAAGGCATTGTTGGATGACAAGAGAGACACGAAGACCCAGGACTATCTCCACGGAGAAGCCCTTTGCATCAAATACTCTCTTAGGAGATATGCCTcgagctctctctctttctggaATG AGCACGTTGATGAGGTATTGTCGACCCTGAAAGACGTCTTTGCAGCATCCTTCCCGTTCGCAGAGTCTCCGTTCGTGGCCAGTATTCTGTTGGAGGTTCTTGGCGATGTCATCGAAAAGTGCATAGAATCGGGAGCAGAGG GACAAATGGCTTCGACGCTTAACTATCTCTCCGAAACTTATTCTTTCTCCGCCATCCGGGAGTTCTTGTTCGATTCTTCGCATCCTTCTTGGAAGACTCTGAGCACCACACGCGCTCCCTCTCTTCTGCGTCGGGCCATCTCGTGGGTTACTGTCTTGCAGATGTTCATTACGAACAAACTGTCCGAAGTTGAGCCACTTCTTGGAGATATTTCGCGCTTCGACCCCAATGCTGGTCAATGGTTGTTGGAGCGCATCCAGGAGATCCTCGGCGAGCGAGTCCAGTACAGACGAGCTCTGATTGACCTTTATTATACCGTTATCCTTGGCGCTTATCCAGAGGAAGTCAAAGCAGTGGCGATCACATGCCTGGCATCTGCTCTGTCGTTTGTCCTCGACTTCCACAATGACACTGTCTTTCAAATCGACCTTTCATGGGAATCCTTGGAAAAGCACCTCAAGCACGCTTCTACCGAGCACATATGGAACAGGGACCGATCGGACGCCGAATTGGTTCTTGAGGGATGTCTTCTTGCCCTGAAGACGATCTCCGGTGGCCAGAGCTCAGAGTTGGACATCCTGGAATGGGCCACACGGCTCCAGTCCGCCATGCAAGAGGAGACA GAATTCACTACGCGCTTGGCTGCCGTATCATCCGTCACGGCGTTCGCGCGCATCCTGCGCCCTGCTGGCAGCTCCCCTCGCACCGACAGTGTCTTGCTGGAGATCTACCTGGTTCTCTACGACATGCTcaacgacgatgatgaggaactgCGCGATCTTGCCGCATCCACCGCGTCCTGGGTCCTGTCATGCTCCTCTGTCTCTCCAACAAAGGCAGTTGCGCTATCTCCTCTGAACGCAAGCGAGCTCCTCTCGAGGTTCATTGCCGAGAACTACGCCAGCTCACGCATCCTCTGCCAGCGAACCATGGCATACATTGCCGACCAGGAGCCCAGACTCAGCAGCGCCACCCCTAAGTTCGTTTCCTTCCTCGGCCGTCTTTCTGAGCTCCGAAAGGAAAGCACCATTCtctttgaagaagagaagcagaacCTCTTCATCGACGAGGTCCGCGAAGTAGACGTTTGGTCCACGAGGTTGCGTCAGCTGAGCGAATCTTCCTACGATGAGGGCTCGCTCGACGCACTCTTCAACTGGGTGTCAAATGGACTGACCGCACTTGAGGAGATTCTTGCGAAGGAAACCGAAAAGGATGGGCTTCTGGGCTGGGCCTCGAAGCCTGAGACGTTCACTCTGGGCGTGCGGGTTTTCAGTGTCGCGGGTGCTGTGATCTCGAAGGATTCTGCGGCGTCGAGACTTTTGAGTCAGGAACAGGTTGCTTTGTTGAAGGGGAAGCTTCAGGCGCTGCTTGCTTCTGGCGAGGCGTCTTTGTTGCATGATGATTGGGTCTCACGGATACAGGCTGCTTTGGAGTTGTCATGA
- the TIM23 gene encoding protein transporter TIM23 (BUSCO:EOG09264NC7;~COG:U;~EggNog:ENOG410PGJA;~PFAM:PF02466;~TransMembrane:1 (i179-197o)), whose translation MSNIWDSITGRKQSKGSEATASAPDATSFLADLPDPSQLHPLAGLNQDTLDYITLEDSALDQTPGSRSVLPSRGWSDDLCYGTGTTYLAGLTLGGAWGLAEGLKKTPVTAPPKIRLNGALNSITRRGPFLGNSAGVVAMVYNGFNSGLGYARGKHDAANSIVAGALSGMVFKSTRGLKPMVISGGIVAGIAGGWTVLSKALL comes from the exons ATGTCGAACATCTGGGACTCCATCACCGGTCGCAAACAATCCAAGGGCTCCGAGGCCACCGCATCAGCACCAGATGCTACCAGCTTCCTAGCCGATCTTCCCGACCCCTCTCAGCTCCATCCCCTCGCCGGCCTGAACCAAGATACCCTCGACTACATCACCCTCGAAGACTCCGCGCTCGACCAAACACCCGGATCGCGCTCTGTGCTGCCCTCCCGTGGATGGTCCGATGATCTCTGCTATGGAACAGGAACGACTTACCTTGCTGGTTTGACTCTCGGTGGTGCCTGGGGTCTGGCGGAGGGACTGAAGAAGACGCCCGTCACCGCTCCGCCGAAGATCCGCCTCAACGGTGCTCTCAACTCCATTACGAGACGAGGACCTTTCCTCGGTAACTCGGCTGGTGTGGTCGCGATGGTCTACAACGGGTTTAACTCCGGTCTGGGCTACGCGAGGGGTAAGCACGATGCTGCTAACAGCATTGTGGCGGGTGCGTTGAGTGGAATGGTCTTCAAGAGCACGAGGGGTCTTAAGCCTATGGTGATTTCGGGTGGTATCGTTGCTGGTATTGCTGGTGGTTGGACT GTCCTGAGCAAGGCTCTCCTGTAA